The Haliaeetus albicilla chromosome 9, bHalAlb1.1, whole genome shotgun sequence genomic sequence GCGCAGCGCGAAGGGCAGCGGCTGGCCGGGAGGGTCTCGGTGCGGACATAAAGTTCCGCGGCTCCGGGTGGAGCGAGCTCCCGAGCTCAGCCCGGCGGAGGGGCTCCCCGCCCGGCCGGGCTCCCCGGGGCTGAGGGACCGTGCGTGACAAAGGAGcagcagggcggggggggcgccggggggTCTCGGCGAGGAGCCCGAGCCCGCGCCCGTCCCCGTCCGGCCCGGCGCCGTGCCCGTGCCCGGGGCTGGCACACGGAGCCGGGCTCGGGTCAGAGGTCACCCTCGGGGGCATCACCCTCGGCGGGCTTTCGGGAGCATCTCCCCTTGCCCAACGGGCGCCGGGCCTGGCCGGGGGTGTCAGCCCCTCGGCGGGCGCAGCGCGAAGTTGGCGGCGGCACCCAGCTCCTTTGGCAGCTTCCCCGGCCCTGcccgcgggggggggcggggggctggggggcggaGAGGGCCGGCCGGGCTCCCGGGCTCCATCCCTCCCGCACCCGCCTATAAAGAAGGGCGTGCGGTGCCGGAGCGCCGGCTCCCCCGGCGCGCCCCCGTGGCACCGGGCGCGGCGGTGGGCGAGGCGCTGGGCGGGGAGCGCGTCCCCCGGGACGCCTCCCCACGGGGCTCGCCATTGTCAGAGCTCCTCGCCCTctgcccgccgccccgggcccccggccccgcctggGCGGCCGCAGGacccggccggccccgccgcctgGCCGGCCCCATCGAGCCCGGCCTTCTGTCGGGGCCGGGGGCGCCTCCGCCCCGCTCCGCGgacccccgccgccccgcgctgCGTGgaccgccgggccgggccctccCTCGCGCTCGGGGGGGCGGACGCGGCGTCCGGCGGCGGGTGCCAGAGCCCCCCTCGACGGCGCCCGGGCGCTTCGccctccgcccgcccccgcccgccgaGGTGCCTCCGGGGGCCCGGCGCCACGTGGGCGAGGGGCGGCCGAggggctgctccccccccccccccgcaccgcGGGGCTCCAGCCCTTCTCCCCCGGTGTGGCCAAGCCTCCTCCCGCCGGCCCCCCCCGAGGGCAGGGAGCTCTCGTTCAGCCCTTGGGGCAGGCGGTGGGGGGGCACCCGGCTGCCCGGGCTGCCCGGGCACCCCCTGCTCCCAGGCACTTACCCTTGCGACCTGTTGAAGGTTTCCCCTCATTTCTGTActggcaaaaataaaactgggggtggaggggtaagggaaaagaaagaaagaatgaaagaagaaaacaataacaccccccccccccaagaaccCACCACCTCTTTGGCGCTTCCATCGAGGCGGTCatccttcatttcttcttttcttgctttctggaaGCAGTTAGGGAATGTATGATGAAGCAGAAATGAGCCGTCAGGATGATATTTTAATGGCTTATATGTCACGTTGGTGCATGTGGCTTTGAACTGGAGCAGCTTTCGTTTCCTGCAGAGAGCGCGCCGCAAATCCCACTTGATAACTTCTACAAcccacaacattttttttttttttttacattcactCTTACACTGTATATTTAGATACGCTTCCTAAAAATACCCTCTCGTCTGCCTTCTCGTATATTTTGCACCGACCTGGAATGATCACTGGGTTCCCCCTGCACTGGGAGGCAGGCTAGCACTGGACTACCTAACTTTCTGGATCTTCTAATGCCATCGCCTTGAAGACTTCACAATAACGCTGATAACTCTGTCCTCTGCTTAATTTTAGCACCAAATACAGAAAGTAATGTAACACCCGCCTAAAGACTACGTTCACACACAGGCGCGCTCCTAGAGCGGGTATACCTGTTGCTGTAAGCTATCGCAATTCATCCGAATGGATTGGCAGAATAAATGCAAACGTGCAGATTGAGCCCAGCGttattgtgaaaaaaaaaaatgtaaagcctCCCGAGATCCAAGGGAAATTACATAATACCTCTGCTTTGAAAGCGATCTCCATGCACCGAGCACAGGCAAACTGCATCTGCAGCTAAACTGCAGCGAAACCTTCCTTCGAGGCGTATCAAAgtttatttcttgtttgtttgtttgtttgttttctaggCGCAATGGCCATTTTTATACCTCTCGAAATGAGGCAGTTCTCACCCGAGAAGGGTTCGCGCAGCAGCGCTGCTGCTGATTCCCCAGTACCTGCGCTGCGGATTGCTTACCAGCGCCTTTAATTAGAGAGGATGAGTTTAAAGTTTCTTTGTTTGGCACTAGGAATTGGAGGGGCTTGGACTGAGCTGCGAAGGAGGCAAGTGAAGGGCTGCACAAAGGCGAAATGGAAGGAGTCCGACTCTTAGCGAGCTTTTGGTGTTTTCGTTACTAGAAAATAATTAGAGCTAATGAATATGCAGGCGACtgagtaaataaataatttgccAGTTtcatatatgtacacacacacatgggCACAtacataaatgtatatatacatacgCACAAAAAGACgtctgtattttaaagtttcacgagattttttttttttttagtgccgAGGCATCGTTTAAAATATTGTACAAATGTTGCTTAGCTTAATTGATTAAGCCACAaaggttttctgcttttaaataccATACTTATACCTTTCAACAATCATTTTAATGTATAGTCAATGGCTCTTTGTAGCGAGAACAAAAAAGAACTATCCGCAGTTTTTCAATAGACTTTGAGCTGGGGAAAGACAGGTTAATCGAGGGTTGCATCTAGAAAACAACCAAGTGTTGTATGTTTGCACTGAATCcaaatgtctgcatttttctaACTAAATCAAAGGgagtgttatttctttttctgctcacTCATCTGAAGGTAAGTAAATTTTCTCTGGCGATCAAAAGCCTGGTCAGCAACAAAGACACCGCCTGCTTTTTCCACCGTCCTGGTGTGGCAAGTTGAGGAATTTCAATAACTGTGACAAGGGTGACTGATTTGTGAACTAGAAAAGGTTTGAATGTCAGAAAATTTACATTGCTCCTATCGaggattttaaataaattttttaccaaaaaaaaaaaaaaaagagagagagagagggagagagagagagggagaagaagtATTCGGGAATTTcatgcagcaggaggagaaacAATGTAGGTTTGGGAAATTTACAGTTTTACCTGAATGAAAGAGACTCCGTAAAAAGAGAGAGCGAGAGAAAGGAAGAGcgagagagaaaggagaaagaaaacaacaaaaagaggcgaaacaacaacaacaaaagtagAAAGTTAAGAGTTCTCACCCACCTGCGTTTTGATGGGTGCAGAAAACaagatttatttcagaaacCTGATGGAGGGATAGAGTCAGCTACCCAGAGAAATCACGCctgatgtttaaaaagaaaatcaaatgcaCCCAACACCTACTCTCGGAGAGCTTCAGTTTTAAACAAGCGGAAAACAACTTGAAAAGAAGCGAGTCCCTACAGGGCTTCTCTTTTCAAAGCCTAAAAAGTTGCTCAGTGATCTTAAAAATTCTGGATCACCAAGAAATCATCATTACCATCATTATCAGAGTGCTGGAGAGAGACggacagagagagggagagcgGGGGAGAAAATAACGCTAATAATAAtcaaagatcttttttttccttagcacacacacacacaaaaaagatgCGCTGGAAATATTTtcgtgaagaaaaaaaaaaaaaggctttatatattaaaaaaaaaaaaaagttgctactCCTGCAGCCCTGTTTGTCAGAAGGGATGTCAGGGCGCTCACAATACCTGCGATTGATGAGGCGGAGGGGCCAATCagcggcgggaggcggccgTGCGAGCCCCTCGttggcggggccggggggagtTACGCGAGGAAGGGGGAGCCGGCGCCGACCAATGAGCGCTCACGTCCGCCCGCACGTCGCTCCGCCCCCGGCTCCCATTCATCAAGGGGGGGGACGGTGTCGTCTTTTCAATTCATTTATCTGCAGGAATGATTGCCGCTATCAGTCTCGCGTTCACCGCCCGGCTGAGGAGGTGAAAGTTTCTCCCCAGGAAGATAAACCGCAAAAGACAATATTGTGCATGATTTGCGCCTTTTTTTGCAaagcgaaaaaaaaaaagccccccccccaaaaaaatcgGGGAGAGTGTGGGGAAGCTcgaagaggagagagaaacaatCTCTCGGCCACTTTGCAACATTCCTATAgccaaaaaaatcactgaaggaagtttcttttttgttttgtttttttgctgcCCGTGTTGATCTCTCTCCGTTATTGTTATTTGCAGGCAGTTTATTTTTGAGCCCACccaacccccccctccccacttAAGCCTCCCTGAAAAGTCAAAGCAGAGAGACAGTGAATATTTTTGGggcacatttttattattattattatctgcAACTGCGAAGATCTCTTCCCCCCGTCCGCACcagcctcttccttttttttttttttttcctccccttctccttccttctcccccccttttttttttccttccccccgcGCTGATGCCGAAGGGGGTGTTTTTGATGTGGTTGCTTTGGTGGTGATCGTCGCTGACTTTCCAGAGAGGGTGTtttcgccgccgccgccgccgctgctgccgccgctgctgctcTCCGCgttgtgtgtgtgcgcgcgtgcTTTTTTTTGGGTTGCTGCATCGACGCTGGGAAGATGCTTCTGGATGCTGGACCGCAGTATCCCGCCATAGGAGTCACTACCTTCGGATCCTCCCGCCACCACTCCACGGCCGATGTCACGGACAGAGAAGTGGGGCTGGGGATCAACCCCTTCGCCGACGGCATGGGCGCCTTCAAGATCAACCCCAGCACCCACGAGCTGGCCTCGGCCGGCCAGACCGCCTTCACCTCGCAGGCGCCCGGCTACGCGGCGGCGGCCCtgggccaccaccaccacccgaCCCATGTCAGCTCCTACTCCAGCGCCGCCTTCAACTCCACCCGGGACTTTCTGTTCCGCAACCGCGGCTtcggggaggcggcggccgccAGCGCCCAGCACAGCCTCTTCGCCTCCGCCGCCGGCAGCTTCGCCGGCCCCCACGGACACACCGACGCGGCGGGACACATACTTTTCCCGGGGCTGCACGAGCAAGCCACCAGCCACGCGTCGCCCAACGTGGTGAACGGGCAGATGCGCCTGGGCTTCTCCGGAGACATGTACGGCAGACCCGACCAGTACGGCCAGGTCACCAGCCCCCGCTCCGAGCACTACGCCTCCACCCAGCTGCACGGCTACGGCCACATGAACATGAACATGGCAGCCCACCACGGGGCAGGGGCCTTCTTTCGGTACATGCGGCAGCCCATCAAACAGGAACTCATCTGTAAGTGGATTGAGCCCGAGCAATTGTCAAACCCCAAAAAGTCCTGCAACAAAACTTTCAGCACGATGCACGAGCTGGTGACTCATGTCACGGTGGAGCACGTTGGAGGACCCGAGCAGTCCAATCACATATGTTTCTGGGAAGAGTGTCCGAGAGAAGGGAAACCTTTCAAGGCCAAATACAAACTTGTAAATCACATCAGAGTCCACACAGGTGAAAAACCTTTCCCCTGCCCTTTCCCGGGCTGTGGCAAAGTGTTTGCCAGATCAGAGAATCtcaaaatacacaaaagaaCTCATACAGGTACGGTAACCTTCTCTGTAGCTTTTCTATCTGCGAGTGGAAGCGCCGAGCGCC encodes the following:
- the LOC138686862 gene encoding zinc finger protein ZIC 1 encodes the protein MLLDAGPQYPAIGVTTFGSSRHHSTADVTDREVGLGINPFADGMGAFKINPSTHELASAGQTAFTSQAPGYAAAALGHHHHPTHVSSYSSAAFNSTRDFLFRNRGFGEAAAASAQHSLFASAAGSFAGPHGHTDAAGHILFPGLHEQATSHASPNVVNGQMRLGFSGDMYGRPDQYGQVTSPRSEHYASTQLHGYGHMNMNMAAHHGAGAFFRYMRQPIKQELICKWIEPEQLSNPKKSCNKTFSTMHELVTHVTVEHVGGPEQSNHICFWEECPREGKPFKAKYKLVNHIRVHTGEKPFPCPFPGCGKVFARSENLKIHKRTHTGEKPFKCEFEGCDRRFANSSDRKKHMHVHTSDKPYLCKMCDKSYTHPSSLRKHMKVHESSSQGSQPSPAASSGYESSTPPTIVSPSTENQTASSLSPSSSAVHHTSSHSTLTSNFNEWYV